A single window of Collinsella aerofaciens DNA harbors:
- the glpK gene encoding glycerol kinase GlpK, with product MSLNLGSLGMEDASFSFGGSYIMALDCGTTSVLATIVDEYGCIVAQARRSVKTSFPRPGWVEQDPTEVLASQIGVMMEVQFKSGIHSDRIAAIGISNQRETTVVWDRISGQPIYNAIVWQCRRTAPLIDELVEQGAEELVRSRTGLTLDPYFSASKVQWILDNVDGARESAAAGDLMFGTIDTWLIYNLTGGQVFATDYTNASRTALFNIHALDWDDDLLALFDVPRSMMPEVRWSSGDYGRVASDIMTNMPPIMGVAGDQQASLFGHCCFHPGQTKNTYGTGCFMLMNTGDEIVESKNGLVSTIGIAADGKISYALEGSIFAAGSTMNWLRNNMGIISSVSESAQLATSINDNEGCYFVPAFAGLGAPWWDPHARGIVCGLTGASSRATIVRAACESMAYQSYDVLRAMEQDVGLSIERLSVDGGASRNEFIMQFQADLLDIPVLQCETVETTAIGAAYLAGLAVGYWEDLEELEQNAQIVKVFHPHMSAERRESNLAGWRDAVKRSLNTAQ from the coding sequence ATGTCGTTGAATCTAGGTAGCCTGGGTATGGAAGACGCCTCGTTTAGCTTTGGCGGTTCCTACATCATGGCGCTCGACTGCGGCACTACCTCGGTACTCGCGACTATCGTCGACGAGTACGGCTGCATCGTCGCCCAGGCGCGTCGTAGCGTCAAAACCAGCTTCCCGCGCCCCGGCTGGGTGGAGCAGGATCCCACGGAGGTGCTTGCCAGTCAGATCGGCGTGATGATGGAGGTCCAGTTTAAGAGCGGCATCCATTCTGACCGCATCGCCGCCATCGGTATCTCCAACCAGCGCGAGACCACGGTGGTGTGGGACCGCATAAGCGGCCAACCCATCTATAACGCCATCGTGTGGCAATGCCGTCGCACCGCACCTCTGATCGACGAGCTGGTCGAGCAGGGCGCAGAAGAGCTGGTGCGCTCCCGCACGGGGCTTACGCTCGACCCGTATTTCTCGGCCTCCAAGGTGCAGTGGATCCTCGACAACGTCGATGGTGCGCGTGAGAGCGCGGCGGCGGGCGACCTCATGTTCGGCACCATCGACACCTGGCTCATCTACAACCTCACCGGCGGTCAGGTATTTGCCACCGACTACACCAATGCCAGCCGCACCGCGCTCTTTAATATCCATGCGCTCGATTGGGACGACGATCTGCTGGCGCTTTTCGACGTCCCGCGTTCCATGATGCCCGAGGTTCGTTGGAGCTCGGGCGACTACGGCCGCGTCGCGAGCGACATCATGACCAACATGCCACCCATCATGGGCGTGGCGGGCGACCAGCAGGCGTCGCTGTTCGGCCACTGCTGCTTCCATCCCGGCCAGACCAAAAACACCTATGGCACGGGTTGCTTTATGCTCATGAACACCGGCGACGAGATCGTCGAATCCAAGAACGGTCTGGTCTCCACGATCGGTATCGCCGCGGACGGCAAGATCAGCTATGCGCTCGAGGGTTCTATCTTTGCCGCCGGCTCAACCATGAACTGGCTGCGCAACAACATGGGCATCATCTCGAGCGTGAGCGAGTCCGCGCAACTCGCCACTTCGATTAACGACAACGAGGGCTGCTACTTCGTCCCCGCCTTCGCAGGCCTGGGCGCTCCCTGGTGGGACCCGCATGCTCGCGGTATCGTGTGCGGCCTGACCGGCGCCTCGAGTCGCGCGACCATTGTGCGTGCGGCCTGCGAGTCCATGGCCTACCAGAGTTATGACGTGCTACGCGCCATGGAGCAGGACGTGGGACTTTCGATTGAGCGCCTGTCCGTCGATGGCGGTGCCTCGCGCAACGAGTTCATCATGCAATTCCAGGCTGATCTGCTGGATATTCCCGTGCTGCAGTGCGAGACGGTGGAGACCACGGCGATTGGCGCCGCGTACTTGGCGGGCCTTGCTGTCGGCTATTGGGAGGATTTGGAGGAGCTGGAGCAAAACGCTCAGATCGTCAAAGTCTTCCATCCTCACATGTCCGCCGAGCGCCGTGAGAGCAACCTCGCTGGTTGGCGTGATGCCGTCAAGCGTTCGCTCAACACCGCTCAGTAG
- the upp gene encoding uracil phosphoribosyltransferase, translating into MTVTYDTSRVTLVDHPLVQHKLSILRDKSTGTNQFRQLVRELALFDGYEAMRDLPMEDVEVETPITTAMFKQLAGKKLAIVPILRAGLGMVDGILDLVPSARVGHIGMERDEVTHEPHEYYCKMPKDIDQRICLVVDPMLATGGSAEMAISYLRERGVKDIRMLCIVAAPEGLKSLTEKDPDVHIYTCAIDDHLNEAAYIVPGLGDAGDRIYGTL; encoded by the coding sequence ATGACCGTCACCTACGATACGTCCCGCGTGACGCTTGTCGACCATCCGCTCGTCCAGCACAAGCTGTCGATCTTGCGCGACAAGAGCACCGGCACCAACCAGTTCCGCCAGCTCGTGCGCGAGCTTGCGCTCTTTGACGGCTACGAGGCCATGCGCGACCTGCCCATGGAAGACGTCGAGGTCGAGACTCCCATCACCACCGCCATGTTTAAGCAGCTTGCCGGCAAGAAGCTCGCCATTGTTCCCATCCTGCGTGCGGGCCTCGGCATGGTCGACGGCATCCTCGACCTGGTGCCCTCCGCTCGCGTGGGCCACATCGGTATGGAGCGTGACGAGGTTACCCACGAGCCGCATGAGTATTACTGCAAGATGCCCAAGGATATCGACCAGCGCATCTGCCTGGTTGTCGACCCCATGCTCGCCACGGGCGGTTCGGCCGAGATGGCCATCAGCTACCTGCGCGAGCGCGGTGTTAAGGATATTCGCATGCTGTGTATCGTCGCGGCCCCCGAGGGCCTCAAGTCACTGACCGAAAAGGACCCCGACGTACATATTTATACCTGCGCCATCGACGACCATCTCAACGAAGCTGCCTACATCGTTCCCGGCCTGGGCGACGCCGGCGACCGCATCTACGGCACGCTGTAA
- the atpB gene encoding F0F1 ATP synthase subunit A gives MEIFEKLPDEINHLVSEFSSTPVVGDLSCGITQYSFWLIVSTIVLLIVLAVFKKKQTLVPKGFFVNGFEYIIEYVENDIGKGVVGENWKKHFPFLCSLFLFILINNMIGLIPGMKPGTGAIGSTAALAIFAFVYFIYYGCKAHGVIGYIKSLAPQGVSFPMNVLVWVVELFSTFLRLITLAVRLFCNMFAGHVVMGSFAIMASMFMQPLLQQVSAAHAVGALPSLAWLAILILIYAIELVVGAIQAYVFTVLTAVYVSEAEEVAEEE, from the coding sequence GTGGAAATTTTTGAAAAGCTGCCTGATGAGATTAATCATCTGGTCAGCGAGTTCAGCTCCACCCCTGTCGTGGGCGATCTGAGCTGCGGCATCACGCAGTACTCGTTTTGGCTGATCGTCTCCACGATCGTGCTCCTGATCGTCCTGGCCGTGTTCAAGAAGAAGCAGACCCTGGTTCCCAAGGGCTTCTTCGTCAACGGTTTCGAGTACATCATCGAGTACGTCGAGAACGATATCGGCAAGGGCGTCGTGGGTGAGAACTGGAAGAAGCACTTCCCGTTCCTGTGCTCGCTTTTCCTGTTCATCCTGATCAATAACATGATCGGCCTGATCCCGGGAATGAAGCCCGGCACCGGCGCAATCGGCTCCACCGCTGCGCTCGCCATCTTCGCCTTCGTGTACTTCATCTACTACGGATGCAAGGCTCACGGCGTGATCGGCTACATCAAGAGCCTCGCCCCGCAGGGCGTGAGCTTCCCGATGAACGTGCTTGTGTGGGTCGTCGAGCTTTTCTCGACCTTCCTGCGCCTCATCACGCTCGCCGTCCGTCTGTTCTGCAACATGTTCGCAGGACACGTGGTCATGGGCTCGTTCGCCATCATGGCGAGCATGTTCATGCAGCCGCTGCTTCAGCAGGTTTCCGCGGCCCACGCCGTCGGCGCCCTGCCTTCGCTGGCCTGGCTTGCCATCCTCATCCTGATCTATGCGATCGAGCTTGTGGTCGGCGCCATCCAGGCTTACGTCTTCACGGTCCTTACCGCCGTGTATGTCTCCGAGGCAGAGGAGGTCGCGGAGGAGGAGTAG
- a CDS encoding ATP synthase subunit C: MGVIGYGLGVIGAGLAIGLSALGATGAMARQPEVQGRVFTVFIMGSAFGEALALIGFVVALIVK, from the coding sequence GTGGGAGTTATCGGTTACGGTCTCGGTGTTATCGGCGCTGGTCTTGCTATCGGCCTGTCTGCTCTGGGTGCTACGGGTGCTATGGCCCGTCAGCCTGAGGTCCAGGGCCGCGTGTTCACCGTCTTCATCATGGGCTCCGCCTTCGGCGAGGCTCTGGCTCTGATCGGCTTCGTTGTCGCGCTGATCGTTAAATAG
- the atpF gene encoding F0F1 ATP synthase subunit B, with product MNLSSQKSAIALSASAAALLMPVSAFAEDGAAGADILIPKMAEFIPALIAFLIIWIVLAKVALPGIMKTMEERGKKIEESLDEAEKTKQEAIAKRAESDSIVTDARRQAADIVLEARKDAESERARFIEAAHKEAEEIIAKAHTTVEDERKSIYAGAASSIADLSVAVATKIVGEALEDESEQKKLIERYIQEAGSLNAD from the coding sequence ATGAATCTTTCATCCCAGAAGAGCGCGATCGCACTCTCCGCGTCCGCGGCCGCGCTGCTCATGCCGGTTTCCGCGTTCGCCGAGGACGGCGCTGCCGGTGCGGACATCCTCATCCCTAAGATGGCGGAGTTCATCCCGGCGCTTATCGCCTTCCTGATTATCTGGATCGTGCTGGCCAAGGTCGCCCTGCCGGGCATCATGAAAACCATGGAGGAGCGCGGCAAGAAGATCGAGGAGAGCCTCGACGAGGCCGAGAAGACCAAGCAGGAGGCCATCGCCAAGCGCGCTGAGTCCGACTCGATCGTCACCGACGCCCGTCGTCAGGCTGCCGACATCGTTCTCGAGGCCCGTAAGGACGCCGAGTCCGAGCGCGCCCGTTTCATCGAGGCTGCTCACAAGGAGGCCGAGGAGATCATCGCCAAGGCCCATACGACCGTCGAGGACGAGCGCAAGTCCATCTACGCCGGTGCCGCGAGCTCCATCGCCGACCTGTCCGTTGCCGTCGCCACCAAGATCGTGGGCGAGGCACTCGAGGACGAGTCCGAGCAGAAGAAGCTCATCGAGCGCTACATCCAGGAAGCAGGTAGCCTGAATGCCGACTAG
- a CDS encoding F0F1 ATP synthase subunit delta, protein MPTSRYQDKVLETYARSLLEAAKAENHVFEDLEMIERLASASPEIIAVLDTMSKRDQLDLLPKVAAAFKYVAEEDEDVVGVTVTTAIPLDDELRQTITKKCEQDFGRKVFLIEQVDPSIVGGLVLEARGERRDISVKTQLRVAQETLANSANSYGGEA, encoded by the coding sequence ATGCCGACTAGCCGCTATCAGGACAAGGTACTCGAGACCTACGCGCGCTCCCTTTTGGAAGCCGCCAAGGCCGAGAACCATGTGTTCGAGGACCTCGAGATGATCGAGCGCCTGGCTAGCGCCAGCCCCGAGATTATCGCCGTGCTCGACACCATGTCCAAGCGCGACCAGCTCGACCTTCTTCCCAAGGTGGCAGCTGCCTTTAAGTATGTTGCCGAGGAAGACGAGGATGTAGTGGGCGTGACCGTCACCACGGCGATCCCGCTCGACGACGAGCTGCGTCAAACCATCACTAAGAAATGCGAGCAGGACTTCGGCCGCAAGGTATTCCTTATCGAGCAGGTCGACCCGTCTATCGTGGGCGGCCTGGTGCTCGAGGCCCGCGGCGAGCGTCGTGACATTTCCGTCAAGACGCAGCTGCGCGTCGCGCAGGAGACCCTCGCAAACTCTGCTAATTCGTACGGAGGTGAAGCCTAA
- the atpA gene encoding F0F1 ATP synthase subunit alpha translates to MSETLNAQDIAKKLQEQLTSLSATVDTHEVSTVDEVGDGIARVSGLKSAMAGELLEFKSSDTGETVFGLAQNLDRDEVGAVLFGAVDSIKEGDECRTTGRIMDIPVSRAMLGRVVNPLGQPIDGLGDIVATHRRPIEFKAPGVIDRTPVCEPVQTGLLAIDSMVPIGRGQRELIIGDRKTGKTAIAIDAILNQRGKGMVCIYVAIGQKASTVANIRETLAQHGALDYTIIVSATAADSAPMQYIAPMAGAAIGEFFMYNGEDGKPASETNPGGHVLVIYDDLSKQAVAYRQMSLTLHRPPGREAYPGDIFYLHSRLLERAVKMSKKNGYGSMTALPIIETQDGDVSAYIPTNVISITDGQIYLQSELFFQGQRPAVDVGISVSRVGGDAQTKAMKQVAGNLRLDLASYQELAGFTQFGSDLDEATQKQLTHGARMTELLKQPRYKPFEVGEQIVTLFAGNEGFLDDLEIADVLPFRAELIEYMDNGFGSLLDKVRAKKIDDDTKAELLRVIGDFKQQFMAKHHADTTGSEEN, encoded by the coding sequence ATGTCCGAAACCCTCAATGCCCAGGATATCGCCAAGAAACTGCAGGAGCAGCTCACGAGCCTCTCCGCGACGGTCGATACGCATGAGGTTTCAACGGTCGACGAGGTAGGCGACGGCATCGCGCGTGTCTCCGGCCTCAAGAGCGCCATGGCAGGCGAGCTTCTGGAGTTCAAGAGCTCCGATACCGGTGAGACCGTCTTCGGCCTTGCCCAGAACCTTGACCGTGACGAGGTCGGCGCCGTTCTGTTCGGTGCCGTCGACTCCATCAAGGAAGGCGACGAGTGCCGCACCACTGGCCGCATTATGGATATCCCCGTGAGCCGTGCCATGCTCGGCCGCGTCGTCAATCCGCTCGGCCAGCCCATCGACGGTCTGGGTGACATCGTCGCCACGCATCGTCGCCCCATCGAGTTCAAGGCCCCCGGTGTCATCGACCGTACCCCGGTGTGCGAGCCGGTTCAGACCGGCCTGTTGGCCATCGACTCCATGGTGCCTATCGGCCGTGGTCAGCGTGAGCTCATCATCGGCGACCGTAAGACCGGTAAGACCGCCATCGCCATCGACGCTATCCTCAATCAGCGCGGCAAGGGCATGGTCTGCATCTATGTCGCCATCGGCCAGAAGGCCTCCACGGTTGCCAACATCCGCGAGACCCTCGCTCAGCACGGTGCGCTCGACTACACCATCATCGTTTCGGCCACCGCTGCCGATTCCGCCCCTATGCAGTACATCGCGCCTATGGCCGGTGCCGCTATCGGCGAGTTCTTTATGTACAACGGCGAGGACGGCAAGCCTGCCAGCGAGACCAACCCCGGCGGTCACGTGCTCGTCATCTACGACGACCTGTCCAAGCAGGCCGTGGCCTACCGTCAGATGTCGCTGACGCTGCATCGTCCGCCCGGACGCGAGGCCTATCCTGGCGACATCTTCTACCTGCACTCTCGTCTGCTCGAGCGTGCCGTCAAGATGTCCAAGAAGAACGGTTACGGCTCCATGACGGCTCTGCCGATCATCGAGACCCAGGACGGCGACGTCTCGGCCTACATTCCGACCAACGTTATTTCCATTACCGATGGTCAGATCTACCTGCAGTCCGAGCTCTTCTTCCAGGGTCAGCGCCCGGCAGTCGACGTGGGTATCTCCGTGTCCCGCGTCGGTGGCGATGCACAGACCAAGGCCATGAAGCAGGTCGCCGGCAACCTCCGTCTGGACCTTGCTTCGTACCAGGAGCTCGCCGGCTTTACGCAGTTCGGCTCCGACCTCGACGAGGCCACGCAAAAGCAGCTTACCCACGGCGCTCGCATGACCGAGCTCCTGAAGCAGCCGCGTTATAAACCGTTTGAGGTTGGCGAGCAGATCGTTACGCTGTTTGCTGGCAACGAGGGCTTCCTGGATGACCTGGAGATCGCCGACGTGCTGCCTTTCCGTGCCGAGCTTATCGAGTATATGGACAATGGCTTTGGCTCGCTGCTCGACAAGGTTCGCGCCAAGAAGATCGACGACGACACCAAGGCCGAGCTCTTGCGTGTCATTGGTGACTTCAAGCAGCAGTTCATGGCCAAACACCATGCCGACACGACTGGATCAGAGGAGAACTAA
- the atpG gene encoding ATP synthase F1 subunit gamma: protein MANLRDIKKRISSVTTTKQITRTMEMVSTAKIRRALDRSKQAEPYKEALTDVMLTVAGDASCSGTDPMLQKHESVKHGLIVVIASDRGLAGGFNTTVERTAEKLAASWANDGIECEIIACGRKPATYFRDRANVIMHFEGNSSEPDFNQARMISSHICDAYRAGELDRVELVYHHAKNRVDQELRVEHLLPLDPEMIAMAHGPRKNETDAPKRISSTFEFVPSPEHVLGKLVPSYILTVIYQALIDSAAAEQGARRKAMHSATENATAIISTLTRTYSRVRQASITTEINEIVGGASALEEQ, encoded by the coding sequence ATGGCCAACCTTCGCGACATTAAGAAGCGAATCTCCTCGGTTACCACGACCAAGCAGATCACGCGCACGATGGAGATGGTCTCTACGGCCAAGATCCGTCGTGCCCTCGATCGCTCCAAGCAGGCCGAGCCCTATAAGGAGGCGCTGACCGACGTCATGCTGACGGTTGCCGGCGACGCCTCCTGCTCGGGCACCGATCCCATGCTGCAGAAGCATGAGAGCGTCAAGCATGGCCTGATTGTCGTCATTGCTTCGGACCGCGGCCTTGCCGGCGGTTTCAATACGACGGTGGAGCGCACGGCCGAAAAGCTCGCCGCTTCTTGGGCGAACGATGGCATCGAGTGCGAGATCATCGCGTGTGGGCGTAAGCCGGCCACGTATTTCCGTGACCGCGCAAATGTCATCATGCATTTTGAGGGCAATTCCTCCGAGCCCGATTTCAATCAGGCTCGCATGATCTCCTCTCATATCTGCGATGCGTATCGTGCCGGTGAGCTTGACCGTGTCGAGCTTGTCTACCACCACGCCAAGAACCGCGTGGATCAGGAACTTCGCGTCGAGCACTTGCTGCCGCTCGATCCCGAGATGATCGCTATGGCCCACGGTCCGCGTAAGAACGAGACCGACGCCCCTAAGCGCATCTCGTCCACGTTCGAGTTCGTGCCCTCTCCCGAGCATGTTCTCGGCAAGCTTGTACCGTCTTATATCCTGACGGTCATCTACCAGGCCCTGATCGATTCGGCGGCCGCCGAGCAGGGTGCGCGCCGCAAGGCCATGCACTCCGCGACGGAAAACGCCACCGCGATCATCTCGACCCTTACCCGCACGTATAGTCGCGTGCGCCAGGCTTCGATCACGACCGAGATCAACGAGATCGTCGGCGGAGCCTCAGCATTGGAGGAACAGTAA
- the atpD gene encoding F0F1 ATP synthase subunit beta — MANNTVKLAVEEATKKTTAGDGRIVRIIGPVVDVKFDGAVPPIYNALTVEAETPIGHLSTILEVESQLPGGVVRTVAMSSTDGLQRGLIATDTGEPMKMPVGPKTLGRIWNVMGKPVDGKPMPEVEEFYPIHHAAPRFDELTTKTEIFETGIKAVDLLEPYIRGGKTGLFGGAGVGKTVLIQELINNLAQEHGGTSVFTGVGERTREGTDLFLEMSESGVIDKTCLVYGQMNEPPGARLRIGLAGLTTAEYFRDRGQDVLLFIDNIFRFSQAGSEVSALLGRMPSAVGYQPTLATEMGDLQERITSTKTGSITSVQAVYVPADDLTDPAPATTFTHLDATTVLSRSISSLGLFPAIDPLASSSDALDPSIVGEEHYRVAVKVQELLQEYSDLQDIIAILGMDELSEEQRLTVNRARKIQQFLSQSFHVAEKFTGNPGVYVRVEDTVRSFAEIVDGKADDLPEQAFRYASTIEDVRERARKMGEK; from the coding sequence ATGGCTAATAACACCGTAAAGCTTGCGGTCGAGGAAGCCACCAAGAAGACGACTGCCGGTGATGGCCGCATCGTGCGTATCATCGGCCCTGTCGTCGACGTCAAGTTTGACGGCGCGGTGCCCCCGATCTACAACGCGCTCACGGTCGAGGCCGAGACCCCGATCGGTCACCTGAGCACGATCCTCGAGGTCGAGAGCCAGCTTCCGGGCGGCGTCGTCCGCACGGTCGCCATGTCCTCGACCGACGGCCTGCAGCGTGGTCTCATCGCCACCGATACCGGTGAGCCCATGAAGATGCCCGTTGGCCCCAAGACGCTCGGCCGCATTTGGAACGTCATGGGCAAGCCTGTCGACGGTAAGCCCATGCCCGAGGTGGAGGAGTTTTATCCCATCCACCATGCAGCGCCCCGCTTCGACGAGCTCACCACCAAGACCGAGATTTTCGAAACCGGCATCAAGGCCGTTGACCTGCTTGAGCCCTACATCCGTGGCGGCAAAACGGGTCTGTTCGGCGGCGCCGGCGTCGGCAAGACCGTTCTGATTCAGGAGCTCATCAACAACCTCGCCCAGGAGCACGGCGGCACCTCGGTGTTCACCGGTGTCGGCGAGCGTACTCGTGAGGGCACCGACCTGTTCCTCGAGATGAGCGAGTCTGGCGTAATCGACAAGACCTGCTTGGTCTATGGTCAGATGAACGAGCCGCCTGGAGCGCGTCTGCGCATCGGTCTGGCTGGCCTTACCACCGCTGAGTACTTCCGCGATCGCGGCCAGGACGTTCTGCTGTTCATCGACAACATCTTCCGCTTCTCCCAGGCCGGTTCCGAGGTTTCCGCACTGCTGGGTCGTATGCCGTCCGCCGTCGGTTACCAGCCTACGCTGGCTACCGAGATGGGCGACCTCCAGGAGCGCATTACCTCGACCAAGACGGGTTCCATTACCTCCGTCCAGGCTGTCTACGTCCCTGCAGACGACCTGACCGACCCGGCGCCTGCCACGACGTTTACGCACCTCGACGCCACTACGGTTCTTTCGCGTAGCATTTCGTCGCTCGGCCTGTTCCCGGCTATCGACCCGCTCGCGTCTTCCTCCGACGCTCTCGATCCCTCGATCGTCGGCGAGGAGCACTACCGTGTCGCCGTCAAGGTCCAGGAGCTCCTGCAGGAGTACTCCGACCTTCAGGACATCATCGCCATTCTGGGTATGGACGAGCTGTCCGAGGAGCAGCGCCTTACGGTCAACCGTGCCCGTAAGATCCAGCAGTTCCTCTCCCAGTCCTTCCACGTCGCCGAGAAGTTCACCGGCAACCCCGGTGTCTACGTCCGCGTCGAGGATACCGTCCGCTCCTTCGCCGAGATTGTCGACGGTAAGGCCGATGACCTGCCCGAGCAGGCATTCCGCTATGCTTCCACGATTGAGGACGTGCGCGAGCGCGCCCGCAAGATGGGGGAGAAGTAG